The genomic stretch GCAATAACGACGACGTTGCCGGAGATTTTCCCGAGACAACCGTCGAAGCTGCTACTCAAGGTTACGATGATGGGGAGCCTTGGTCCGGTCCAAGTGCTGATGACACCAGAATCAAGCGTTGGAGATTTGATTGCAGCGGCGGTGCGCCTATACGTTAAAGAAGGCCGCCGTCCAATCTTGCCGTCGAATGAAGCTTCCCGCTTCGATCTCCATTACTCCCAGTTCAGCTTAGAAAGTAAGCCATAAcagtttttttttttaaggttttaaAAAACTGTCCACAACAgaaaaaaaaataagaaatttCTTTAATATTATTTACTTTATAATTTAATATAATTTGTTTTATTTGTGTAGGTTTGGATAGAAATGAGAAGCTGAGGGAAATTGGATCAAGAAATTTCTTTATGTGTCCAAAGAAATTTGGAGAGGGTGAGAATAATGGTGGAGAGAGTAACGTAACGGCGTCGTTTGGAACATGTTCGACGGAAGCGGAAAAAGCGAGCAAAGGTTTTGGTTTGTTAAGGTGTATGGATTTCTTGCTATGAAAATGATTGGATCAGAACGAAACACCACTTGCCCATGTTGTGTTGTGCCAAGAACAGTCACTAGTGTTTTCAATAATTTGTGGAAATAATGTCTTGAATTGATCTTTGCGTAGTTGTTTTGTTTCATACTTTTCCTGCATGAAAAGTAATTGTTTTGGATGGTTAAGATAGGTCTACAATCTACATCGTTGATGCTGATATTTTCTATGTCGAGGACAATTATTTGTTTGTGATATATACCATGATAAATATGATCTTAGTTTTATACTCTTGTTTTATTTACTTACTTACGTAATAGTTAATCTATATAATATTTATAAAGTATAGAAATATATGATGAATTGAATTAGTACTCGATAATTTATCTAAAATGTTTTACAGTTAAATATCTCTATGGTTTTAAATTGGGTTCCCATATGCAGTGGTAAGTATTGAGATTGCGGCAATTAC from Lathyrus oleraceus cultivar Zhongwan6 chromosome 7, CAAS_Psat_ZW6_1.0, whole genome shotgun sequence encodes the following:
- the LOC127105701 gene encoding uncharacterized protein At4g22758 codes for the protein MPNNKNQRNSPVETHRRGKLTEKSSSFYGHTTSTEEARLASTQIRRPKTMPELVLDRKRAAITTTLPEIFPRQPSKLLLKVTMMGSLGPVQVLMTPESSVGDLIAAAVRLYVKEGRRPILPSNEASRFDLHYSQFSLESLDRNEKLREIGSRNFFMCPKKFGEGENNGGESNVTASFGTCSTEAEKASKGFGLLRCMDFLL